One Aegilops tauschii subsp. strangulata cultivar AL8/78 chromosome 7, Aet v6.0, whole genome shotgun sequence genomic window carries:
- the LOC109787082 gene encoding phosphoenolpyruvate phosphatase — MRGLGFAALSLHVLLCLVNGAYSRRTSSYVRSEFPSTDMPLDSEWFATPKGYNAPQQVHITQGDYDGKAVIISWVTPSEPAPTQVFYSKEENRYDQKAQGTMTNYTFYDYKSGYIHHCLVEGLEYNTKYYYKIGTGDSAREFWFQTPPAIDVDAPYTFGIIGDLGQTFNSLSTLQHYLKSGGESVLFVGDLSYADRYQHNDGIRWDSWGRFVERSTAYQPWIWNSGNHEIEYRPDLGETSTFKPYLHRYSTPYLASKSSSPMWYAVRRASAHIIVLSSYSPFVKYTPQWMWLKGELKRVDREKTPWLIVLMHAPMYNSNDAHYMEGESMRAAFEKWFVKYKVDLVFAGHVHAYERSYRISNINYNVTSGNRYPVPDKSAPVYITVGDGGNQEGLAWRFSDPQPDYSAFREASYGHSTLQLVNRTHAVYQWNRNDDGKHVPTDNVVFHNQYWASNTRRRRLKKKHLRYESLEGLMSML; from the exons CCACCGATATGCCTCTGGACAGCGAGTGGTTTGCGACTCCCAAGGGCTACAATGCTCCACAGCAG GTTCATATCACACAAGGTGACTATGATGGAAAGGCTGTTATAATATCATGGGTCACTCCATCGGAACCTGCGCCGACTCAAGTGTTTTACAGTAAAGAAGAGAACCGCTATGATCAGAAAGCCCAAGGGACGATGACAAATTACACATTTTACGACTATAAATCTGGATACATTCACCATTGCCTCGTTGAGGGCCTTGAG TACAACACTAAATATTATTACAAGATAGGTACTGGAGATTCAGCTCGAGAATTTTGGTTTCAAACACCTCCAGCAATTGACGTAGATGCACCATACACATTTGGCATCATAG GTGATCTGGGGCAAACATTTAATTCTCTGTCAACTCTTCAACATTATTTGAAAAGCGGAGGAGAAAGTGTTCTATTTGTTGGGGATTTGTCATATGCTGATAGATATCAACATAATGATGGTATTCGTTGGGATTCGTGGGGTCGATTTGTTGAACGTAGCACTGCATATCAGCCATGGATCTGGAATTCTGGAAATCATGAAATAGAATACAGGCCTGATCTG GGAGAAACTTCTACATTTAAGCCATATCTGCATAGATATTCAACACCATATTTGGCATCGAAGAGCAGCTCCCCAATGTGGTATGCAGTCAGGCGTGCATCTGCTCATATTATCGTGCTCTCCAGCTATTCTCCTTTCG TAAAATACACCCCCCAATGGATGTGGCTGAAGGGTGAACTCAAGCGCGTGGACAGGGAGAAGACACCTTGGCTTATTGTTCTCATGCATGCTCCCATGTACAACAGCAATGATGCGCATTATATGGAGGGCGAGAGTATGAGGGCTGCTTTCGAGAAGTGGTTTGTCAAGTACAAGGTGGACTTGGTATTTGCAGGTCATGTCCATGCCTATGAGAGATCG TACCGGATATCTAATATCAACTACAACGTAACATCGGGGAACCGATACCCGGTGCCAGACAAATCCGCTCCCGTGTACATAACGGTGGGCGATGGAGGCAACCAGGAAGGGCTCGCCTGGAG GTTCAGTGATCCGCAGCCAGACTACTCGGCGTTCAGGGAGGCGAGCTACGGCCACTCGACCCTGCAGCTGGTGAACCGGACGCACGCCGTGTACCAGTGGAACCGGAACGACGACGGGAAGCACGTGCCCACGGACAACGTGGTGTTCCACAACCAGTACTG GGCGAGCAACACGCGGCGCAGGCGGCTGAAGAAGAAGCACCTCCGGTACGAGAGCCTCGAGGGCCTCATGTCCATGCTCTAG